A genomic window from Chitinophaga pollutisoli includes:
- a CDS encoding GreA/GreB family elongation factor — MNITHTTQPIIHKDDHAIISSYLGTEATEPLKTKLEQAKIVPQDEFPRDAVRLHSRVTVRDKMARMNFTYNMSLPGGNQSVTSNIGMAILGLKKGEEVKLQFKNSKKYYIVMEVSNPV; from the coding sequence ATGAATATCACACATACCACACAACCCATCATACATAAAGACGACCACGCCATTATCAGCAGCTACCTCGGCACCGAAGCCACCGAACCGCTCAAAACCAAACTGGAGCAGGCCAAAATCGTACCGCAGGACGAATTCCCGCGCGACGCCGTGCGCCTGCATTCCAGGGTAACCGTGCGCGATAAAATGGCGCGCATGAACTTCACGTACAACATGTCTTTGCCGGGCGGCAACCAGTCGGTAACCTCCAATATCGGAATGGCGATTCTGGGGTTGAAGAAAGGGGAAGAAGTGAAGCTGCAATTCAAAAACAGCAAGAAATATTATATCGTGATGGAAGTTTCCAACCCGGTATAA
- a CDS encoding TonB-dependent receptor domain-containing protein, whose translation MKSVTLILISLLPAGIAAAQVSVKEDSLRTVVLREVNVSARQKTQQQHLFQFFRANRSATSEDVLSRLPEISMVRRGNYGMEPVIRSYNSGQVNLLLDGMRIHGACTDKMDPASIYIEPANLQSIEVRTTGGSLLNGSSLGGSINMKLAEASCHGSCCETGATFSGSSNTGFHSASRAFFQSLNLNYTTQKWGIAATGTYRKAGNYRDGSGHRVQFSQYEKVNYSLHGKFLLNYNTYLKVDLLADDGWNIGYAALPMDVGYANARIGAVSLVQENIPGGWRKIEAKLYANQVKHYMDDTHRPDVPMHMDMPGKSRTSGFYLEGTKSIGQRQSLTLRADASLTRLVASMTMYQEGQSPMYMLTWPDNRQRQTGVAAQYALQLDSLTQLQISARADYADFGLTTAMGKDQLAVFGYDNSQAHFFIPSVSAQLSRKLHRNLKATASLGFNGRTPTASELYGFYLFNQFDMHDYIGNPGLQQETAQQAELSLTWRKSKWKVQASGYVSRVNHYIMGVYDHSLSMMTIGARGVKRYQNLDYAILTGGEGSVMYQPFPKTQVVSVLKYAYAQNKEGDPLPMIAPLRNITNIRQHLGKLWLQGEMETAAVQRHVSEAANERETGSFQLFHFRLGYNGQLNNIPWQLNGGVENIFDAYYREHLDWGNIGRPGRNFFLQFGISF comes from the coding sequence ATGAAATCCGTTACCTTAATATTGATATCGTTGCTGCCTGCCGGTATCGCCGCCGCGCAGGTGTCCGTAAAGGAGGATTCCCTCCGGACGGTGGTGCTGCGGGAAGTGAATGTTTCCGCGAGGCAAAAAACGCAACAGCAGCATCTCTTCCAGTTCTTCCGCGCCAATCGCTCCGCCACCTCGGAAGACGTGCTTTCGCGCCTGCCGGAAATCTCGATGGTGCGGCGCGGGAATTACGGCATGGAGCCCGTTATCCGCAGCTACAACAGCGGCCAGGTAAACCTTCTGCTCGATGGAATGCGCATTCATGGAGCCTGTACCGACAAAATGGACCCTGCTTCCATCTACATCGAACCGGCGAACCTGCAAAGCATCGAAGTGCGCACGACCGGCGGGAGCCTGCTTAACGGATCATCCCTCGGCGGCAGCATCAATATGAAACTGGCAGAAGCATCATGCCACGGCAGCTGCTGCGAAACGGGCGCCACTTTTTCGGGATCTTCCAACACCGGGTTTCATTCCGCTTCCCGCGCGTTCTTCCAGTCCCTCAACCTGAATTACACCACGCAAAAATGGGGGATCGCAGCTACCGGCACTTACCGCAAAGCGGGCAACTACCGCGACGGCAGCGGCCACCGCGTACAGTTCTCGCAATATGAAAAAGTGAATTACTCCCTGCACGGCAAATTCCTCCTCAACTACAACACCTACCTGAAAGTGGACCTCCTGGCCGACGATGGCTGGAACATCGGTTACGCCGCCCTGCCCATGGACGTAGGCTACGCCAACGCACGCATCGGCGCGGTAAGCCTCGTGCAGGAAAACATCCCGGGCGGTTGGAGGAAAATCGAAGCGAAACTCTACGCCAACCAGGTGAAACACTATATGGACGATACGCACCGGCCCGATGTGCCCATGCATATGGACATGCCCGGCAAAAGCAGGACCTCCGGATTTTACCTCGAAGGCACCAAAAGCATCGGGCAACGGCAGTCGCTGACCCTCCGGGCGGATGCCTCGCTGACCAGGCTTGTAGCCTCCATGACCATGTACCAGGAAGGACAATCGCCCATGTACATGCTCACCTGGCCGGATAACCGCCAGCGGCAAACGGGCGTGGCCGCGCAATACGCGTTGCAGCTGGACAGCCTCACCCAACTACAGATCAGCGCCCGCGCCGATTATGCGGATTTCGGTCTTACGACTGCCATGGGCAAAGACCAGCTCGCCGTATTCGGGTATGACAACAGCCAGGCGCACTTCTTCATCCCGTCTGTATCCGCGCAGCTATCACGGAAGCTGCACCGCAACCTAAAGGCCACAGCATCGCTGGGTTTCAACGGCAGAACACCTACCGCGAGCGAGCTGTACGGTTTCTATCTCTTCAACCAGTTCGACATGCACGACTATATCGGCAACCCCGGGCTGCAGCAGGAAACCGCGCAGCAGGCGGAGCTTTCGCTGACCTGGCGTAAATCGAAATGGAAAGTGCAGGCTTCAGGATATGTTTCGCGGGTCAATCACTACATCATGGGCGTGTATGATCACTCGCTGAGCATGATGACGATCGGCGCCCGCGGCGTGAAACGCTACCAAAATCTGGATTACGCGATACTGACTGGCGGGGAGGGCAGCGTGATGTACCAGCCTTTCCCGAAGACGCAAGTCGTTTCCGTCCTGAAATACGCTTATGCGCAGAACAAGGAAGGCGATCCATTGCCGATGATTGCACCGCTGCGCAATATCACCAACATCCGGCAACACCTGGGTAAACTGTGGCTGCAGGGCGAAATGGAAACCGCCGCGGTACAGCGCCATGTCAGCGAGGCCGCGAACGAAAGGGAAACAGGCAGTTTCCAGTTGTTTCATTTCCGGCTCGGGTACAACGGACAGTTAAACAACATTCCCTGGCAGCTGAACGGTGGCGTGGAGAATATTTTCGACGCGTACTACCGCGAGCACCTCGACTGGGGGAATATCGGGCGGCCCGGCAGGAATTTCTTCCTGCAGTTCGGCATTTCATTTTAA
- a CDS encoding DUF5017 domain-containing protein, producing MKKLLYIFIGGLLAVGCSTKDSPSPDFTVSVRSASYPLGDTSFFYLTGNPYTLTFWAGDSTHQYKYRHRTTAAGKPEMQFTSYRQGGNQANSLQLLVSTDFPGVYDSAAVYSPDTHWTDITDKATLSGGTTGTASGVIDLSEFLSGDRPVYIAYRYTGQKAATAQRTWTIQSFSVTNVTDEDNVRMPVAANLGAASWAVVKMKNPAVQWVLSASSFKVTGGPANSEASESWIISKPLQLNKAIPDAGVPIKKMSDNRLESYFTIYKSPGQYIATFEAATTTVYDSKSAVQSVDVNILP from the coding sequence ATGAAGAAACTCCTGTATATATTCATCGGCGGACTGCTGGCGGTTGGTTGCAGTACCAAAGACTCCCCTTCCCCCGACTTCACCGTTTCCGTCCGAAGCGCTTCCTACCCGTTGGGAGACACCTCGTTCTTCTACCTCACGGGCAATCCCTATACCCTCACTTTCTGGGCGGGCGACAGCACCCACCAATACAAATACCGCCACCGTACCACCGCGGCCGGCAAACCCGAAATGCAATTCACTTCTTACCGCCAGGGCGGCAACCAGGCTAATTCGCTGCAATTGCTCGTCTCCACCGACTTCCCCGGCGTGTACGACTCCGCCGCGGTGTATAGTCCGGATACGCATTGGACTGACATTACGGACAAGGCTACCCTGTCCGGCGGCACTACCGGCACCGCCTCCGGTGTGATCGATCTGTCGGAATTCCTCAGCGGCGACCGTCCTGTTTACATCGCTTACCGTTATACCGGTCAAAAGGCCGCCACCGCCCAGCGCACCTGGACCATCCAAAGCTTTTCGGTGACCAACGTGACCGACGAAGACAACGTACGAATGCCCGTAGCGGCAAATCTCGGCGCGGCTTCCTGGGCGGTCGTGAAGATGAAGAACCCGGCCGTGCAATGGGTGCTGTCGGCGTCGTCGTTTAAAGTGACGGGCGGCCCTGCCAACAGCGAAGCATCTGAAAGCTGGATTATCTCCAAACCTTTGCAGCTCAACAAAGCGATCCCTGACGCGGGTGTGCCCATCAAGAAAATGTCCGACAACCGCCTGGAAAGCTACTTCACCATTTATAAATCACCGGGCCAGTATATCGCCACATTCGAGGCGGCTACCACCACGGTGTACGATAGCAAAAGCGCGGTGCAATCCGTAGACGTGAACATCCTCCCATAG
- a CDS encoding bifunctional 4-hydroxy-2-oxoglutarate aldolase/2-dehydro-3-deoxy-phosphogluconate aldolase, whose product MSVLAQILEHRIIAIVRGVQPEAVLPLAEAMYAGGIRLLEVTMNSDDPLTVIRAVSAAMGDKMIIGAGTVLDAATARQAASAGARFILSPILEPDVIRTARDLGVVSIPGAYTATEVYAAYKQGADMIKVFPATSPAYIKDIAAPLPKMHLLPTGGITPENIGDFRKAGAAGFGVGSALVNAKAPVTPEYLRHLTATAQRFIQALHS is encoded by the coding sequence ATGTCTGTACTCGCTCAAATTCTTGAACACAGAATCATTGCCATCGTCCGCGGCGTTCAGCCGGAAGCCGTGCTCCCGCTCGCCGAAGCCATGTATGCCGGGGGCATCCGCCTGCTGGAAGTGACGATGAATTCCGACGATCCGCTCACTGTTATCCGCGCGGTATCCGCCGCTATGGGTGACAAAATGATCATCGGCGCCGGTACCGTGCTCGACGCCGCCACCGCCCGCCAGGCCGCCTCCGCCGGCGCGCGCTTCATCCTCTCTCCGATCCTGGAGCCAGATGTGATCCGCACCGCCCGCGACCTCGGCGTGGTCAGCATCCCCGGCGCCTACACCGCCACGGAGGTGTACGCGGCCTACAAACAAGGCGCCGACATGATCAAGGTATTCCCGGCCACCTCGCCGGCATATATCAAAGACATCGCCGCCCCCCTGCCCAAAATGCACCTGCTGCCCACCGGCGGCATCACGCCGGAAAATATCGGCGATTTCAGGAAAGCGGGCGCCGCGGGCTTCGGCGTCGGCAGCGCGCTTGTCAACGCCAAAGCGCCCGTTACCCCGGAATACCTCCGGCACCTCACCGCCACGGCGCAACGCTTCATCCAGGCCCTCCATTCCTAA
- a CDS encoding MFS transporter, whose amino-acid sequence MKTMHSTVKPTRVRFQVLFLIFVNVVINYMDRSNLAVAASEIDKEFSFTPVQLGLIFSAFSWTYLAFQIPGGILVNRFSPRILYAFSLIAWSLTTVMQGFARGFGTLFGLRMATGAFEAPAFPINNRVVSNWFPDNERASAIAVYTSGQFLGLAFLMPVLSMIQLEVGWKGLFVVTGLIGIAWGVVWYIFYRDPMDHKRVNEAELQHIESGGGLLDRQAAKAKSAFRWDDLREVLSYRKLWGIYIGQFAVNSTLWFFLTWFPKYLVDYRGLDFIKSGYWASIPYLAAFTGILCSGFLSDYLVKKGVSAAKARKRPIIIGLIVSSVILGANYVDTPGLIIFFMSLSFFGVGFASITWIFVSTLAPKHLINLTGGVFNFIGQLAGIIVPIVIGFLASGGSFAPALVFVAVLGLVGAGSYLFLVGNVERIKTKETHGTLAEL is encoded by the coding sequence ATGAAAACAATGCATTCCACGGTCAAACCTACCCGGGTCCGCTTCCAGGTCCTGTTCCTCATATTCGTGAACGTCGTGATCAATTACATGGACAGGAGCAACCTGGCCGTGGCGGCTTCGGAAATCGATAAGGAATTTTCATTTACACCGGTGCAGCTGGGCCTGATCTTTTCGGCATTCAGCTGGACTTACCTCGCCTTCCAGATCCCCGGCGGCATCCTCGTCAACCGCTTCAGCCCGCGCATCCTTTACGCCTTCAGCCTGATCGCCTGGTCGCTCACGACGGTGATGCAGGGCTTCGCGCGCGGCTTCGGGACGCTGTTCGGCTTGCGCATGGCCACCGGTGCGTTTGAAGCGCCGGCATTCCCCATCAACAACCGCGTGGTGAGCAACTGGTTCCCCGACAACGAGCGGGCTTCGGCCATCGCCGTGTATACTTCCGGGCAGTTCCTCGGGCTGGCGTTCCTCATGCCCGTGCTGTCGATGATACAGCTGGAAGTGGGCTGGAAGGGGCTGTTTGTGGTCACCGGGCTCATCGGCATTGCCTGGGGCGTCGTTTGGTATATTTTCTACCGCGATCCCATGGACCACAAGCGCGTGAACGAGGCCGAACTGCAACATATTGAAAGCGGCGGCGGGCTGCTCGACCGCCAGGCGGCGAAAGCCAAAAGTGCCTTCCGCTGGGACGATCTGCGCGAAGTGCTGTCGTACCGCAAGCTCTGGGGCATTTACATCGGTCAGTTCGCTGTGAATTCCACGCTGTGGTTCTTTTTAACCTGGTTCCCGAAATACCTGGTCGATTACCGGGGCCTGGATTTCATAAAATCCGGTTATTGGGCCTCGATCCCTTACCTGGCGGCGTTTACGGGGATACTCTGTTCCGGCTTTTTGTCGGATTATTTGGTGAAGAAGGGTGTGTCGGCGGCGAAGGCGCGCAAGCGGCCGATCATCATCGGGCTGATCGTTTCGTCGGTGATCCTGGGCGCGAATTACGTGGATACGCCGGGGCTGATTATCTTCTTCATGTCGTTATCGTTTTTCGGGGTAGGATTTGCATCGATCACATGGATATTCGTTTCCACGCTGGCGCCGAAGCATCTGATCAACCTCACGGGCGGCGTGTTCAATTTCATCGGGCAGCTGGCGGGGATCATCGTACCCATCGTGATCGGTTTTTTGGCCAGCGGCGGGAGCTTTGCGCCTGCGCTGGTATTTGTAGCGGTGCTTGGATTGGTGGGCGCGGGCTCGTATTTGTTTTTAGTAGGGAATGTCGAAAGAATTAAAACGAAAGAAACACATGGAACATTGGCTGAGTTGTGA
- the dgoD gene encoding galactonate dehydratase: MKIKSYELFQVPPRWLFLKIETDEGITGWGEPVIEGKAATVKTAVDELMEYLIGKDPMHIEDHWNVMYRAGFYRGGPILMSAIAGIDQALWDIKGKCYNAPIHQLLGGKARDRMKVYSWIGGDRPAEVGDAARKMAEQGFLAVKMNATEELQYIDSYEKIDAAISRIAAVREAGGPGLGIGIDFHGRVHKPMAKILAKELEPFRPMFIEEPVLPENNEDLREIARHVAIPIATGERMFSKWQFKSLLTDGYADIIQPDVSHAGGITECKKIISMAEAFDVAAAPHCPLGPIALAACLQVDATCHNAFIQEQSLGIHYNQGSDLLDYLTDKSVFQYREGYVDIPSGPGLGIDINEAHVRKMAEEGHNWRNPVWRHADGSVAEW, encoded by the coding sequence ATGAAAATAAAAAGCTACGAACTCTTCCAGGTGCCCCCGCGCTGGCTGTTCCTCAAAATCGAAACCGACGAAGGCATCACCGGATGGGGCGAACCCGTGATCGAAGGCAAAGCCGCTACCGTCAAAACGGCCGTCGATGAACTGATGGAATACCTCATCGGGAAAGATCCCATGCACATCGAAGACCACTGGAACGTGATGTACCGCGCGGGTTTCTACCGCGGCGGCCCCATCCTCATGAGCGCCATCGCGGGCATCGACCAGGCCCTCTGGGATATCAAAGGGAAATGCTACAACGCGCCCATTCACCAACTCCTTGGCGGCAAAGCGCGCGACCGCATGAAAGTCTACTCCTGGATCGGGGGCGACCGCCCCGCTGAAGTCGGCGATGCCGCCCGCAAAATGGCGGAACAGGGCTTCCTCGCCGTGAAAATGAACGCTACCGAAGAACTGCAATACATCGACAGCTACGAAAAGATCGACGCCGCCATCAGCCGCATCGCCGCCGTCCGCGAAGCCGGAGGCCCGGGTCTCGGGATCGGCATCGATTTCCACGGCCGGGTGCATAAACCCATGGCCAAGATCCTCGCCAAAGAACTGGAGCCCTTCCGCCCCATGTTCATCGAAGAGCCCGTGCTCCCCGAAAACAACGAAGACCTCCGCGAAATCGCCCGGCATGTGGCCATCCCCATCGCCACCGGCGAGCGCATGTTCTCCAAATGGCAGTTCAAATCGCTGCTGACGGACGGCTACGCCGATATCATCCAGCCCGACGTATCCCACGCCGGCGGCATCACCGAATGCAAGAAGATCATCTCCATGGCCGAAGCCTTCGACGTGGCCGCCGCCCCGCACTGCCCGCTGGGCCCTATCGCCCTGGCGGCCTGCCTGCAGGTCGACGCTACGTGCCACAACGCCTTCATCCAGGAACAAAGCCTGGGCATCCATTACAACCAGGGCAGCGACCTGCTGGATTACCTTACCGATAAATCCGTGTTCCAGTACCGCGAAGGCTACGTCGATATCCCATCCGGCCCGGGCCTTGGCATCGACATCAACGAAGCGCATGTCCGCAAAATGGCCGAAGAAGGACACAACTGGCGGAACCCCGTATGGCGGCATGCCGACGGCAGCGTGGCAGAATGGTAA
- a CDS encoding cytochrome C oxidase subunit IV family protein encodes MFRIQITWILLMLTVALMSAGIIYAKAWPGLAAAIMGFSVAKFLLVAFYFMDMKGANAAWKAILIAFSGLLGAVVILMK; translated from the coding sequence ATGTTCCGCATACAAATTACCTGGATATTACTGATGCTGACGGTCGCCCTGATGTCCGCCGGCATAATTTACGCGAAAGCCTGGCCCGGGCTGGCCGCCGCCATCATGGGATTCTCCGTGGCGAAGTTCCTGCTGGTGGCTTTTTACTTTATGGATATGAAAGGCGCCAACGCGGCCTGGAAAGCAATTCTCATCGCTTTTTCGGGGCTCCTCGGCGCGGTGGTGATATTGATGAAATGA
- a CDS encoding 2-dehydro-3-deoxygalactonokinase has protein sequence MEHWLSCDWGTSAFRLRLVERDSCKVVSEEKSGYGIASAYRDWQASAAPREAYFADIIRRSIAMLGERTGLRLEGLPVVLSGMASASIGMVELPYQELPFRLNGADLRVHDFEEFRIISGARFDNDVMRGEETKIVGCAAWLEEGLGEKRLLLPGTHPKHVVVRGGQAIAFSTYMTGEFFDLLSKHSILSASVNTSGDLEAPGAREAFASGLIAGKSGDLLHEVFMVRTNQLLRHVPPELNSFYLSGLLIGSELSSLPAGQPVYLVSGALHGQLYATACGALNIPVSAIIDADEALIRGQSAILGH, from the coding sequence ATGGAACATTGGCTGAGTTGTGATTGGGGCACGAGCGCTTTCCGGCTGCGGCTGGTGGAGCGCGATAGCTGCAAAGTTGTTTCGGAAGAAAAATCCGGCTATGGCATAGCCTCCGCTTACCGGGACTGGCAAGCCTCGGCGGCACCGCGCGAAGCGTATTTCGCGGACATCATCCGGCGTAGTATCGCTATGCTGGGTGAACGAACGGGCCTGCGCCTGGAGGGGCTTCCGGTGGTGTTGTCGGGTATGGCGTCGGCGAGCATCGGGATGGTGGAGCTGCCCTACCAGGAACTGCCATTCCGGTTAAACGGCGCGGACCTGCGGGTACATGATTTCGAAGAATTCCGCATCATCTCCGGCGCGCGTTTCGATAACGATGTGATGCGCGGCGAAGAAACGAAGATCGTGGGATGCGCGGCATGGCTGGAAGAAGGTTTGGGAGAAAAACGCCTCCTCCTCCCGGGGACGCATCCCAAGCATGTGGTGGTGCGGGGCGGCCAGGCCATTGCTTTCAGCACCTACATGACCGGTGAGTTCTTCGACCTGCTGTCGAAGCACAGTATTTTGTCGGCTTCAGTGAATACCAGCGGTGATTTGGAGGCCCCCGGTGCGCGGGAGGCTTTCGCGTCAGGATTGATCGCCGGGAAGTCGGGGGATTTGTTGCATGAAGTGTTTATGGTCCGCACGAATCAGTTGCTGCGCCATGTGCCGCCAGAGCTGAACAGTTTTTACCTGAGCGGGTTGCTTATTGGCTCGGAATTATCTTCCCTTCCGGCGGGGCAACCGGTTTATCTCGTATCCGGCGCCCTGCATGGGCAACTATACGCCACCGCCTGCGGGGCGCTGAACATCCCCGTAAGCGCCATTATAGACGCCGACGAGGCGCTGATCCGCGGGCAATCCGCTATTTTGGGGCATTAA
- a CDS encoding alpha/beta fold hydrolase, with amino-acid sequence MRKKTFQIEVSPETGSVTAIYMSPAKPACILTLAHGAGAGMQHVFMETLAESLSKAGIATLRFNFPFTEQQKKRPDSPAVAQAAIAAAIQKAQSLAPGIPLFAAGKSFGGRMTSQYISTHPDSPVQGIIFFGFPLHAAGKPSTDRAVHLQAIKIPMLFLQGSRDTLATWDLIASVCQSLPTATLVRLEGADHSFKAGKTDVIALLTAETKRWTDAVANS; translated from the coding sequence ATGCGTAAGAAAACCTTTCAGATCGAAGTGTCGCCGGAAACCGGCAGTGTAACGGCCATTTATATGTCACCCGCGAAACCAGCCTGCATCCTCACGCTGGCGCATGGCGCGGGCGCGGGCATGCAACATGTGTTCATGGAAACGCTGGCGGAATCGCTGTCCAAAGCGGGCATCGCCACGCTCCGTTTCAATTTCCCGTTTACGGAGCAGCAAAAGAAAAGGCCGGATTCCCCCGCTGTGGCGCAGGCTGCCATAGCCGCGGCTATTCAAAAGGCGCAGTCCCTCGCGCCTGGGATCCCGCTTTTCGCAGCCGGTAAATCGTTTGGCGGAAGAATGACTTCCCAATACATCTCCACCCACCCGGATAGCCCTGTGCAAGGGATCATTTTCTTCGGCTTCCCACTCCACGCCGCCGGAAAACCCTCCACCGACCGCGCCGTACATCTCCAGGCAATTAAAATCCCCATGCTCTTCCTGCAGGGATCAAGGGATACGCTGGCTACGTGGGACCTCATCGCCTCCGTTTGCCAATCCCTCCCCACCGCTACCCTCGTGCGGCTCGAAGGCGCGGATCATTCCTTCAAAGCCGGTAAAACCGACGTGATCGCCCTGCTCACCGCCGAAACCAAAAGGTGGACGGACGCCGTGGCCAATAGCTGA
- a CDS encoding cytochrome c oxidase subunit 3 — MNVSDTAVDQPGSPGHKSFYYPPGGLLMWIVILLELFTFGIAIVIFMYSGKQEPEVFHASAAKLDVMMGSINTVVLLTSGYYMARAVEYFRAGKKLFKTQLLLALLAGLLFIILKSVEYSHKIGQGLTLGSNTFFDFYWMLTGFHLIHVLTGMVILIWWMYTAHKRTRETALSHLETGAAFWHLCDLIWLLLFPVLYLIY, encoded by the coding sequence ATGAACGTATCCGATACAGCAGTTGACCAACCCGGATCCCCCGGGCACAAAAGCTTCTATTATCCGCCGGGCGGCCTGCTCATGTGGATCGTGATCCTGCTGGAGCTATTCACTTTCGGCATCGCCATCGTCATCTTCATGTACAGCGGAAAGCAGGAACCGGAAGTCTTCCATGCCTCCGCCGCCAAACTCGATGTGATGATGGGATCCATCAACACCGTAGTGCTGCTGACCAGCGGGTATTACATGGCGCGGGCCGTGGAATATTTCAGGGCGGGGAAGAAGCTGTTCAAGACGCAGCTGCTGCTCGCCTTGCTGGCCGGCCTGCTGTTCATCATCCTCAAATCCGTGGAATATTCCCACAAGATCGGACAGGGGCTGACATTAGGTTCCAATACTTTTTTCGATTTCTACTGGATGCTGACCGGTTTCCATTTGATACATGTGCTCACAGGCATGGTGATCCTGATCTGGTGGATGTATACCGCCCATAAGCGCACCCGCGAAACCGCCCTGAGCCACCTGGAAACAGGCGCTGCTTTCTGGCACCTGTGCGACCTTATCTGGCTGTTGCTGTTCCCTGTTTTATACCTGATCTACTAA
- a CDS encoding FixH family protein encodes MNKYFPFLLAFTFAIIVTGCSKDNMEPAPEKIPFQKMAEGFATGAGIKVELYAKKAFTTGYNSIYLALYDSLSGKPLENAQIHLQPMMDMGTMKHSSPVEQPAGNADNKLFPAAAVFTMPSGEMGRWTLNVHISLHGKQGQAALPVVVTAPAVARLKSFVSKADNAKFIVAYIQPEAPKVGVNDLEIAVYKAKNMMEFPADSSLTISLTPEMPTMGHGSPNNAAPVHTAQGHYKGKANFTMTGLWYLHLGFKAGSAMADETTYFEVNF; translated from the coding sequence ATGAATAAATATTTTCCTTTCCTCCTGGCATTCACTTTCGCCATCATCGTTACCGGTTGTTCCAAAGACAATATGGAGCCCGCTCCTGAAAAGATCCCTTTCCAGAAAATGGCCGAAGGCTTCGCTACGGGCGCCGGCATCAAAGTGGAGCTTTACGCGAAAAAAGCGTTCACTACAGGTTACAATTCCATTTACCTCGCGCTGTATGATTCCCTTTCCGGCAAACCGCTTGAAAATGCGCAAATCCACCTGCAACCCATGATGGACATGGGTACGATGAAACATTCCTCGCCCGTGGAACAACCTGCTGGTAACGCCGATAACAAACTGTTCCCCGCCGCGGCGGTTTTCACCATGCCTTCCGGTGAGATGGGCCGCTGGACGCTTAACGTGCACATCTCCCTGCACGGCAAACAGGGCCAGGCAGCCTTGCCGGTTGTTGTGACCGCCCCGGCCGTGGCCCGCCTCAAATCGTTCGTATCCAAAGCAGACAACGCCAAATTCATTGTGGCGTACATCCAGCCGGAAGCGCCCAAAGTAGGCGTGAATGACCTGGAGATCGCGGTCTATAAAGCAAAGAATATGATGGAATTTCCGGCAGACAGCAGCCTGACCATTTCCCTCACGCCCGAAATGCCTACGATGGGCCATGGTTCCCCCAACAACGCGGCCCCCGTCCACACCGCCCAAGGCCACTACAAAGGCAAAGCGAATTTCACGATGACCGGCCTATGGTACCTGCACCTCGGTTTCAAAGCCGGCAGCGCGATGGCGGATGAGACTACCTACTTCGAAGTGAATTTCTAA